Below is a window of Bufo gargarizans isolate SCDJY-AF-19 unplaced genomic scaffold, ASM1485885v1 original_scaffold_1415_pilon, whole genome shotgun sequence DNA.
tgtgtgtcacactctttACCGCTCCCTCATCTCCTGTGTGTCACACTCATTGCCGCTCCCCCATCTCCTGTGTGTCACACTCATTACCGCTCCCCCATCTCCTGTGTGTCACACTCATTACCGCTCCCCCATCTCCTGTGTCTCACACTCATTACCGCCCCCCCATCTCCTGTGTCTCACACTCATTGCCGCCCCCTCATCTCCTGTGTGTCACACTCATTGCCACCCCCTCATCTCCTGTGTGTCACACTCATTACCGCCCCCTCATCTCCTGTGTGTCACACTCATTACCGCCCCCTCATCTCCTGTGTGTCACACTCATTACCGCTCCCTCATCTCCTGTGTGTCACACTCATTTCCGCCCCCTCATCTCCTGTGTGTCACACTCGTTACCGCCCCCTCATCTCCTGTGTGTCACACTTATTTCCGCCCCTCCTCTCCTGTGTGTCACACTCATTACCGCCCCCTCATCTCCTGTGTGTCACACTCGTTACCGCCCCCTCATCTCCTGTGTGTCACACTCGTTACCGCCCCCTCATCTCCTGTATGTCACACTCATTGCCGCCCCCTCATCTCCTGTGTGTCACACTCATTACCGCCCCCCGGGCTGATGTATTTGTGTTCCCTTGTAGTTGGGTTCTGTCGTCTCCCGCGCAGGATCAGAAGGCTCCGGCAGGGTCCGGTACGTCCCGCTTGTCTCCGCCTTCTTGACCAGATGTCGCGGTACGTTATTTATTATGTGACGCCATGGTGTTGTATGTTGCAGACCCTGCAGCGGTGAGCGCCCCCTGCTGGCAGAGAGAGGCGTACACCATATCTAAGGACTGCTACAGCTGTACTCAGTTTGAGACGGTGAGTCCTCCGGTCGTCTGCGGAGCTTACGCTTCACTGCTCCGCTCATCATCTGCCATTAACCGCCATCTCCTTGTCTCCCCCGACAGAAGACCCTCGATCAGTGCAGCGACTCCGGCTTCGTAGAGCAGGTTGCCTGTACCAACTCCAACAAGTCCGAGTATAAGAGGTGAGGAGGGGCCCGAGGGGCCCggggggttctgcaccttcatcctGTGTAACCACATCTGCCCCTCCCCTCAGCTGTCGCTCTGTGCCCATGGAGAAGCGGGTGTTCTGGCAGTTTGTGGGCGCCATGTTGGCGGGCACAGTTGCGCTCGCCCTCCTGGTGATTTCACGGCAGAGGACGTTGGATCGCCGAGCGCTGGAGAAAGTGCGCAAACAGATCGAGTCCATCTAACTGGGGGCGTCTGTAGGAGACTAGGCCCCCCTTCCGCCATCTTGCCCTGTATCCTGGCCTCTGATGCTCCACCCCGCGCCTCTGTGTCCTCTTCTCCCATCATGGCGGTTGTGGAAAGGTTATTCTCATCTGAGATTTACGTGGAGTGATGACCTCAGCGAATCGGATTATAAAACCAAGTGACATCACCGTGTCACACAGAGAATGTCTGACCAGTCCTCCGCCAGCAGGGGGCGTCACCGGGTGACCAGGGCGGACTGATCTGTGGACGACCGGACTGTGTTATTattgttggatttttttttattatgatcaATAAAGTTCTTAGAGTTTGAAGTTCAGTTTGACCACATCCTTACCTAACACTAGTGTTCCTACATCAGATACCTGCAGTGAACACCCCAGAATGCAGACCACCCGAAGGAGCTGTAATAGCAGGGGGCACTGGAGATTTCAGCTGTGAAGgtacagaacagtgagtgcagctctggagtataatgcggGATGGGACTCGGGATCAGTAcctgataagtaatgtatgtacacagtgactgcaccagcagaatagtgagtgcagctctggagtataatacaggatgtaactcaggatcagtacaggataagtaatgtatgtacacagtgactgcaccagcagaatagtgagtgcagctctggaggataatacaggatgtaactcaggattagtacaggataagtaatgtatgtacacagtgactgcaccagcagaatagtgagtgcagctctggagtataatacaggatgtaactgaggatcagtacaggataagtaatgtatgtacacagtgactgcaccagcagaatagtgagtgcagctctggagtataatacaggatgtaactcaggatcagtacaggataagtaatgtatgtacacagtgactgcaccagcagaatagtgagtgcagctctggagtataatacaggatgtaactcaggatcagtacaggataagtaatgtatgtacacagtgactgcaccagcagaatagtgagtgcagctctggagtataatacaggatgtaactcaggatcagtacagtataagtaatgtatgtacacagtgactgcaccagcagaatagtgagtgcagctctggggtataatacaggatgtaactcaggatcagtacaggataagtaatgtatgtacacagtgactccaccagcagaatagtgagtgcagctctggggtataatacaggatgtaactcaggatcagtacaggataagtaatgtatgtacccagtgactgcaccagcagaatagtgagtgcagctctggagtataatacaggatgtaactcaggatcagtacaggataagtaatgtatgtacacagtgactgcaccagcagaatagtgagtgcagctctgcagtataatacaggatgtaactcaggatcagtacaggataagtaatgtctgtacacagtgactccaccagcagaatagtgagtgcagctctggagtataatacaggatgtaactcaggatccgtacaggataagtatgtatgtacacagtgactgcaccagcagaatagtgagtgcagctctggagtataatacaggatgtaactcaggatcagtacaggataaataatgtatgtacacagtgactgcaccagcagaatagtgagtgcagctctggagtataatacaggatgtaactcaggatcagtacaggataagtaatgtatgtacacagtgactgcaccagcagaatagtgagtgcagctctggagtataatacaggatgtaactccggatcagtgcaggataagtaatgtatgtacacagtgactgcaccagcagaatagtgagtgcagctctggagtataatacaggatgtaactcaggatcagtacaggataagtaatgtatgtacacagtgactgcaccagcagaatagtgagtgcagctctggagtataatacaggatgtaacccaggatcagtacaggataagtaatgtatgtacacagtgactgcaccagcagaatagtgagtgcagctctggagtataatacaggatgtaactcaggatcagtacaggataagtaatgtatgtacacagttactgcaccagcagaatagtgagtgcagctctggagtataatacaggatgtaactccggatcagtacaggataagtaatgtatgtacacagtgactgcaccagcagaatagtgagtgcagctctggagtataatacaggatgtaactgaggatcagtacaggataagtaatgtatgtacacagtgactgcaccagcagaatagtgagtgcagctctggagaataatacaggatgtaactcaggatcagtacaggataagtaatgtatgtacacagtgacacctccagcagaatagtgagtgcagctctggagtataatacaggatgtaactgaggatcagtacaggataagtaatgtatgtacacagtgactgcaccagcagaatagtgagtgcagctccggagtataatacaggatgtaactcaggagcagtacaggataagtaatgtatgtacacagtgactgcaccagcagaatagtgagtgcagctctggagtataatacaggatgtaactcaggatcagtacaggataagtaatgtatgtacacagtgactgcaccagcagaatagtgagtccagctctggagtataatacaggatgagtaatgtatgtacacagtgactgcaccagcagaatagtgagtgcagctctggagtataatacaggatgtaactcaggatcagtacaggataagtaatgtatgtacacagtgactgcaccagcagaatagtgagtgcagctctggggtataatacaggatgtaactcaggatcagtacaggataagtaatgtatgtacacagtgactgcaccagcagaatagtgagtgcagctctggggtataatacaggatgtaactcaggatcagtacagggtaagtgatgtatgtacactgtgactgcaccagcagaatagtgagtgcagctctggagtataatacaggatgtaactcaggatcagtacaggataagtaatgtatgtacacagtgactgcaccagcagaatagtgagtgcagctctggagtataatacaggatgtaactcaggatcagtacaggataagtaatgtatgtacacagtgactgcaccagcagaatagtgagtgcagctctggggtataatacaggatgtaactcaggatcagtacagggtaagtgatgtatgtacacagtgactgcaccagcagaaggttagtgagtgcagctctggagtataatacaggatgtaactaactgattttcctagtctacgacgtaaagtcatagttttattaagacacggaggcttcatattgctttctcttcctttactgatcaccatagcagcaaggagaaacaaaaaacaaatgcaaatggtcaccatagtaacccatacgtcccacccctacagccccaatataaggctgcgtccaaggtggtacttcctctttctctgcgaACCAGTCCATAATAACCGATGAACAACAACTCCGGAACACTCAAAGAACAATCCGCGCCAACGAAACCCTCAGAATCCAAGCAGGAACTCTCCAGCGACAGGATCCACATCAGGGGAAGGACTGGAACCAACATCCAAGACTCTCAGCAAATCCAACGTGGAAGAAGCAGGAGCCGGAGGAAAAACCTCATCCAGAACAGGAACAATCCAGGGCAGGAAGACTCAACCTGAAAGAACAAGAGACATAAACTCCGATAAAGCGAGATCATGGCCCAGCCAAACCCATCTCCAGCGGACACCAGAGTTCCAGGCCGATGGTAAGCATACATACAAGCATGAGCACATAATGGCGAACAACTGAACCTTCACAGTGTATAACAGTTCAAACCCGGCCTACCCACTAAATACAGCTATCAGGCCAAACACACCCCCATACTACCAGAGCccaggggagggaagggagggcaatattcgcctccgtgtcttaataaaactatgactttacgtcgtagactaggaaaatcagttagttttacatcagacacggaggcttcatattgctagttcaaagctggttaaccaagggatcaaacaaatgaggaggaggacggaaATAATACTCACGGAAAGTGGAGGCACTCGACCAGTCCGCCAATCGCAGGATGTCCTCCAGGCGAGCCCCCGAGACCGCCAAGGAGGTAGACGCCGCCCCGCGCGCCGAATGAGCTGTAAACACCGAAGTGTCCACACCGGCAAGAGCCATAACCCATTTCAACCAACGGGCCAAAGTGGGGCTAGTCACCGGGCCGAACGGGTGACGGATGGAGAGAAACAACTGCGGCACAGCCGGAGACCTGTAAGGACGAGTCCTGGCCTCGTATTCTTTCAAACAAGCTACCGGACACAAGGCCGGGGAAGCCGGAAAGCTGGGGTACGAAACGACCCGGATGTTCGTCTTCGTGCGTCTTGAAATGTTAAATGCCACGCCCTCCGGGGTGAAGGACCTGGCGTCGTGGTCCAGAGCCCGCACATCAGAAACTCTTTTACAAGAAATTAAGCAAAAGAGCGTGAGCAACTTCGCGGAAAGCTGACGTAAGGAAAGGTCAGCATTGGTAGgccaagaggacaaaaaggtaaGCACCAGGGAAACATCCCAAGTGGAAGAAAACCTCGGGCGGGGAGGCCGAGATAGACGCGCGCCTCGGAGGAGGCGCGAAACGGAAGGATGCTGTCCTGCCGGAACGCCGTCAAACCCTAGATGTGacgaagaaatcgccgaacgaaAAAGGTTGATCGTTCTGTAAGCCTTACCCCCTTCAAAAAGAGAGGTGAGGAATTGAAGCAACTGAGCTACAggagctgaaacgggatccaggtcccgttccaggcaccagccagcccaagttcgccaggccgcccgataagattttcgggtgccgggagcccaagcgtcgtCCAAGAGGCGCCTAGCTGCCTCCGAAATTCCGTCGACCGCTCCTGGAGTCCTGAGAGCCGGCAGGCCATCAAACGTAgggatccgtccaggagcagggggTGGGGAGTCCCCTGAGGGCAGCGCAGGAGAGAGGTCGGGTTCGGCAGAAGGACTGGAATGTCCACCAGAAGCTCCAGGAGAGACGGGAACCATACCTGAGAGTCCCAGAACGGGACTATCGCCACCAACTCCGCCCGATGGCGACGCACTTGGAGAAGCATCCGAGGAATCATCATGAATGGGGGAAAAGCATAGAGAAGGTCGGAGGACCAGTCCTGCAGAAACGCGTCCGCCGCCAtcgcctccggatccgggcgccaactgtagaacCGAGGGAGGTGAGCGTTGAGCCGGGAGGCGAACAAGTCCACGGAAAAGGGTCCCCATCTGGCTGACACCTCCGAGAAAATCGACGGgtccaactgccagtcgctgccgtccgtaagATGGCGGGAACTCCAATCCGCCCGCACGTTGTGAAGTCCCGGCAGGTACTcggcctgcaccatgatgtccctggagagacaatacgcccaaaaatccttcgccaaccCCGCCAGGGTAGCAGACTGGGTTCCGCCCAAACGGTTGATGTAGCGAACCGCTGAAATATTGTCCATCCGGAGACGGATACATGCATTGGCCAAACCGTTGGTAAAACTCTTGACGGCCAAAGAGccggccagcaactccaaggcatTGATGTGCAAGCGCGTCTCGACCTGCGACCAAGGTCCCCCGGTGGAGACCCCGTCGCAGTGCGCTCCCCAGCCCTGAAGGCTCGCATCCGATTCGATGGTGAATTCCGGCTGGAAGCCAAAAATCGCCCTGCCGTTCCAAGCTTCCAGATTGGCGATCCACCAACGGATCTCTTCTTTGGCCTCCGAATCCAATTCCACCATGTCCGCAAAGGAGGCCCCCGAGCGGAGGTGCGCAATCTTCAAGCGCTGTAGGGCCCGGTAATGCAACGGCGCCGGGAAGACCGCCTGTATGGAGGATGCTAGCAGGCCGATGATGCGGGCTAGATGACGCAGGGACAGGTGGGCACTGGTCAACGCCCGTCGCAGTTCCTTGCGAATGGACCGTAACTTGTCCCCCGGCAGGCTGAGGGATTCCGAGATCGAGTCCACTGTGAATCCTAGGAAGTCCAACCTCTGGGAGGGAGTGAGCCAAGACTTCTCCAAGTTGAGCAGGAAACCGAGCGACTCTAGGAGATCCGACGTCCATCGGAGGTGTTGCAGCAGTGACGATCTGGATTGatgcatcaggaggatgtcgtccagatatattATGAGGCGCACCCCGCGACTCCTcagccaggccatgaccggacgcaggagcttggtgaaacaccacggagCCGACGACAAGCCGAATGGAAGGCATGTGAATCTCCAGACCTCgtccttccagaggaagcgaagGAGATCCCTGGAGTGGGGGGCCACCGAGACCGTCAGGTACGCGTCCTTCAGATCCAGCTTCACGAGCCAATCCCCGGGGGAGAGGAGGTCCCGAagcagatggatgccctccatcttgaagtgtcgGTACCGCACGATGCTGTTTAGCGCCCGGAGATTGATGACGGGACGCATCTGCCCCCCTTTCTTCTggaccaagaaaatgttgcttatcACCCCCCTTGAGCGGCCGTGGGCTCTCTCTATGGCCCCCTTGAGGAAAAGGGAAGAGAGCTCCTCGTCCACCCGAGCGGAGTCCGATCCCCTCCGAAGAGAGGCCGGCGGGAGTTGCACTGAGCAAGGGGTGTCTATGAGCTCTATGGAGAAACCCCTGACCGTCATCAGCACCCACGGGTCTGATGTAATTAGCTCCCAAGCGTGTAAAAAATGCCGAAGTCTGCCCCCTACATAAGGTACCGAAGAATCCCCGTCCGGGGTCTGACTTACCGGATGATTTGCGGGGAGCCGTGTTTCCTCGGA
It encodes the following:
- the JTB gene encoding protein JTB, with amino-acid sequence MAAAGGWLLRGVLVLSVHRWVLSSPAQDQKAPAGSDPAAVSAPCWQREAYTISKDCYSCTQFETKTLDQCSDSGFVEQVACTNSNKSEYKSCRSVPMEKRVFWQFVGAMLAGTVALALLVISRQRTLDRRALEKVRKQIESI